CTGGAGAGTATGGGTTTTGGACCTGCGATCGCAAAATCAGTATCACCCGCTATAATCGCACCCGCCCTGAACCCGATTTCTCTTTTGAGGAAGTGCTGATTGAGCGGCATCCCGAGTTTGTCGCTAGTCACTGTGAATCCGTGCAGTTGGGCAATCAGGAAGTTGCCATTGTCCGGTACCAAGGCAAAGCAATTACGATTTTGCCCCCCTGTAGTCGCAAGCTCTTTTGGAAAGGGGTTGCGGTTGAGGTGATTGATATCAGTGAAGATGCCAAGCTATCGCCAGTGCTCGTGGCCGAGCTGGTCGCGGGGTTACCGGAAGCCCTAGAGCTGGCCTATGATGTCTTACATATTTTGGAAGTTCCGGCCCAGCATTTAGGGCTGCTGTATGAAGCCAGTGCGTTTGTAGAGACGCTGACTCCGGGTTGGCATGTCTGGTGGACCTTTGGTCGGGCTTGGAAAACTGAAGTGGTGGATTTGCGTTTGCAAACCCTAGAGGTCTCCGGTCAGGAAATCTTGTCTAAGGATAAGGTGTCTCTTCGCCTTAACCTGACGGCGGGATATCGGATCACGGATCCCGTGCAGGCCAAAACTGGCTTGAGCAATATTGAGGATTATCTCTATAAAGAGCTTCAATTTGCCCTCCGCTCAGCAGTGGGCACCAAGTCTCTGGATCAACTCCTAGAAGATAAGGGGGCGATTGATGCTAGCGTCTCTGACCATATTCGCGAGAAAACGGAGCAGTATGGGGTTGTCATTGCTTCCGTGGGTGTCAAAGATATCATTCTGCCCGGAGAAATGAAGGCCATTCTCTGTCAGGTGGTTGAAGCAGAGAAATCCGCCCAGGCCAACGTTATTCGTCGTCGGGAAGAGACGGCTGCCACGCGCAGTATGCTCAACACTGCCAAGGTGATGGAGAGTAATCCCGTGGCCCTGCGCTTGAAAGAGCTGGAGGTGTTAGAACGGATCGCGGACAAAATTGAGCATATTCATGTCAATGGCGGTCTCGATAGTATCTTGACCGAGATGATTCGCATCAATGGGGCTAGAGAGTAGGGGAATAGGAGCCGATTCACCATCAGCTCCTAAAGGCAAGATATGGAAGCAGTCATCTTTGTGGGCATTCAGGCCACAGGCAAATCGACGTTTTATCACCATCGGTTTGGTCGGACCCATGTGCGGATCAATCTGGATATGTTGAAAACTCGACATCGTGAGCAACAGTTTTTGTCCACCTGCCTAGATACCCGTCAACGCTTTGTGGTGGACAACACCAATCCCACTCCTGCTGATCGCCAGCGGTATATCCAGCCTGCCCAAGCACAGGGCTTCTCGATTACAGGGTATTACTTTGAATCGAAGTTGGCAGATGCATTGATACGAAACTGCGATCGCACTCCCGACCAACAAATTTCAGATAAAGGGATCCGAGGAACAGCCTCTCGCCTCATCTTGCCTGCTTATGACGAGGGGTTTGACCAACTTTTTTATGTTCGTATTCTCCCCCATCAACACTTTGCAGTTGAGGACTGGCAACCATGAAATTTACTGAACTCGATCAAAAACTGAGAGTCTTTGAAACCGCTCATGATTTATGCGTTTTGCCTGGGTTGTACATGGTGGCTCGTTTGGATGGACGGAATTTTACCCGCTTAACCAAAGAAACCTTGGACTTAGAAGCCCCCTTTGATTCAGGCTTTCGGGATGCCATGGTGGCAACGGTTCAGCATTTGATGAACTGCGGATTTCGAGTGATGTATGGCTATACCCAAAGCGACGAAATCTCTTTACTGCTGCACCCAGAAGAGCAGACCTTTGCTCGTAAGCTGCGCAAGCTCAACTCTTTGCTGGCAGCGGAAGCCAGTGCTAAATTGTCATTGATCTTGGGCAGTATGGCTGTCTTTGACGGTCGCATCTCCCAACTGCCCACGGTTGATTTAGTCGTTGACTATTTTCGATGGCGACAGGAAGATGCCCACCGCAATGCCCTCAATGCCCATTGCTACTGGATGTTGCGTAAATCGGGTGACTCCGCGAGCATGGCAACTCAGAAGTTAGAGGGATTATCTGTAGGCGATAAGAATGAATTGCTGTTTCAACTGGGGCAAATCAACTTTAATGACTTACCCCACTGGCAAAAGCGGGGAGTGGGTTGCGCTTGGCAGTCGTATCCAACGGCAGGCATCAACCCTATGTCAG
The Acaryochloris marina S15 genome window above contains:
- a CDS encoding slipin family protein, yielding MFKSFYIKPHERGMLFYRSKFEMFLLPGTHRRMGWHWQVKTFDLNQPQVQIDHLEMLLQTHAHSMDEYFTVVRTAYNQAALVRLGQQWCTIGPNQLQAFWRGFIEVEVHLFNLDEGLELPSQFVQRLRDVSLPDLNRVSIPESQLGMLYEQDNFVRPLAPGEYGFWTCDRKISITRYNRTRPEPDFSFEEVLIERHPEFVASHCESVQLGNQEVAIVRYQGKAITILPPCSRKLFWKGVAVEVIDISEDAKLSPVLVAELVAGLPEALELAYDVLHILEVPAQHLGLLYEASAFVETLTPGWHVWWTFGRAWKTEVVDLRLQTLEVSGQEILSKDKVSLRLNLTAGYRITDPVQAKTGLSNIEDYLYKELQFALRSAVGTKSLDQLLEDKGAIDASVSDHIREKTEQYGVVIASVGVKDIILPGEMKAILCQVVEAEKSAQANVIRRREETAATRSMLNTAKVMESNPVALRLKELEVLERIADKIEHIHVNGGLDSILTEMIRINGARE
- a CDS encoding AAA family ATPase; the protein is MEAVIFVGIQATGKSTFYHHRFGRTHVRINLDMLKTRHREQQFLSTCLDTRQRFVVDNTNPTPADRQRYIQPAQAQGFSITGYYFESKLADALIRNCDRTPDQQISDKGIRGTASRLILPAYDEGFDQLFYVRILPHQHFAVEDWQP
- a CDS encoding tRNA(His) guanylyltransferase Thg1 family protein gives rise to the protein MKFTELDQKLRVFETAHDLCVLPGLYMVARLDGRNFTRLTKETLDLEAPFDSGFRDAMVATVQHLMNCGFRVMYGYTQSDEISLLLHPEEQTFARKLRKLNSLLAAEASAKLSLILGSMAVFDGRISQLPTVDLVVDYFRWRQEDAHRNALNAHCYWMLRKSGDSASMATQKLEGLSVGDKNELLFQLGQINFNDLPHWQKRGVGCAWQSYPTAGINPMSGEVSQGTRTKISIEVNLPMKEDYREFVLNLMTR